From the Primulina tabacum isolate GXHZ01 chromosome 3, ASM2559414v2, whole genome shotgun sequence genome, one window contains:
- the LOC142539268 gene encoding uncharacterized protein LOC142539268 isoform X2: MICAKKQESCEVHYEDDKTLPDKSKKRIVKTRSQVEALEKFYDEHKYPSEPMKIQLAESIGLTEKQVSGWFCHRRLKDKRLLNGETCAIGKQDRSSGVIQDRGSGLRQDSCGSTKQGDDRNFDTREVESGRLNVQAADFTHERGRQYTGNNTPVNDSTSGSSSSLPNMPSHHNGEPLDLSTSRYLIPKFPVEVKGGKARSGPSGYLKVKGQVENSAITAVKMQLGRHYREDGPPLGVEFDPLPPGAFETPMQNPVDEPCYSGEPIVPASPVVSKIRQYPTFDKDFGYNSGMTYHKSNIDRAKTMHVSHPSDNYFQQKFGQQTMLPSSGAYYPRRNFSVELPENLAEYTPGCDDRDVNQMRSRQGVEVVRKGSFPNHRHRLPCGVKVEAEPAEAWTHRSNAVKVEGEPAETWTHRSNGVKVEGEPAERWTRKSNDNIAKISHVDVKKEPSYMATKGDDYHNITDRWMSQHIIKDGKFYGERRTKKENYEPDQVKIPFKNEMPAPKRSRGENLHQQHQQRSFPVDNQPWTSHRSRAEMPSSFNEDMGSAETTSLV; this comes from the exons ATGATATGTGCTAAAAAACAAG AATCATGTGAGGTACATTATGAAGATGATAAAACCCTTCCTGACAAGAGCAAGAAGAGGATTGTCAAGACACGTTCTCAGGTTGAAGCATTGGAGAAATTCTATGATG AACATAAATATCCTTCAGAACCCATGAAAATACAGCTTGCAGAGTCTATAGGTTTGACAGAAAAACAAGTTTCTGGGTGGTTTTGCCACCGGAGGTTGAAGGACAAGAGATTGCTGAATGGGGAAACCTGTGCAATTGGAAAACAAGATCGTTCGAGTGGGGTTATACAGGATCGAGGTAGTGGACTTCGGCAAGATTCCTGTGGCAGCACAAAACAGGGCGATGATAGAAATTTTGATACCAGAGAGGTTGAAAGTGGAAGATTAAATGTCCAAGCAGCAGACTTCACGCATGAACGCGGTAGACAGTATACAGGAAACAACACTCCCGTGAATGATTCAACTTCAGGAAGTAGTTCCTCGCTACCTAACATGCCTTCCCATCACAATGGGGAGCCTTTGGATTTGTCAACTTCAAGATATCTAATACCAAAGTTTCCAGTGGAAGTGAAGGGTGGAAAAGCTAGGTCTGGTCCATCAGGTTACTTAAAAGTGAAGGGTCAAGTTGAGAATTCTGCCATAACCGCTGTTAAAATGCAACTAGGGAGACATTATCGGGAGGATGGCCCACCACTGGGTGTTGAATTTGATCCACTTCCGCCTGGTGCATTTGAGACCCCAATGCAGAATCCAGTCGATG AACCTTGCTACTCCGGAGAACCTATCGTTCCTGCTTCTCCTGTTGTTTCAAAGATCCGCCAGTACCCCACTTTTGACAAGG ACTTTGGATACAACTCGGGCATGACCTATCATAAGTCTAACATAGATAGAGCTAAAACGATGCATGTGTCTCATCCTTCGGACAATTACTTTCAGCAAAAGTTTGGGCAACAGACTATGCTTCCCAGTAGCGGTGCTTATTATCCCCGGAGGAACTTTTCTGTAGAATTGCCCGAAAATTTGGCTGAGTACACGCCTGGTTGTGACGATAGAGATGTAAACCAAATGAGGTCAAGACAAGGTGTTGAAGTAGTGAGAAAGGGTTCTTTTCCGAATCATCGTCATAGACTTCCCTGTGGCGTGAAGGTGGAAGCGGAACCTGCTGAGGCTTGGACTCATAGGTCCAATGCTGTGAAGGTGGAAGGGGAACCTGCGGAGACTTGGACTCACAGGTCCAATGGTGTGAAGGTGGAAGGAGAACCTGCGGAGAGGTGGACTCGTAAGTCCAATGATAACATCGCTAAGATATCTCATGTAGATGTAAAAAAAGAGCCTTCTTATATGGCCACTAAAGGCGACGATTATCACAATATAACAGACAGATGGATGTCCCAACATATTATTAAG GATGGCAAATTTTATGGAGAAAGGAGAACAAAAAAGGAAAACTATGAGCCAGATCAAGTCAAGATACCTTTTAAGAATGAGATGCCT GCTCCAAAAAGGTCGAGAGGTGAAAACTTGCACCAGCAACATCAGCAGAGATCGTTTCCAGTAGATAACCAACCATGGACCTCTCATAG GTCCAGAGCAGAGATGCCATCTAGTTTCAATGAAGACATGGGAAGCGCGGAAACAACTTCTTTGGTCTAG
- the LOC142539268 gene encoding uncharacterized protein LOC142539268 isoform X3 gives MEEESCEVHYEDDKTLPDKSKKRIVKTRSQVEALEKFYDEHKYPSEPMKIQLAESIGLTEKQVSGWFCHRRLKDKRLLNGETCAIGKQDRSSGVIQDRGSGLRQDSCGSTKQGDDRNFDTREVESGRLNVQAADFTHERGRQYTGNNTPVNDSTSGSSSSLPNMPSHHNGEPLDLSTSRYLIPKFPVEVKGGKARSGPSGYLKVKGQVENSAITAVKMQLGRHYREDGPPLGVEFDPLPPGAFETPMQNPVDEPCYSGEPIVPASPVVSKIRQYPTFDKSSQDFGYNSGMTYHKSNIDRAKTMHVSHPSDNYFQQKFGQQTMLPSSGAYYPRRNFSVELPENLAEYTPGCDDRDVNQMRSRQGVEVVRKGSFPNHRHRLPCGVKVEAEPAEAWTHRSNAVKVEGEPAETWTHRSNGVKVEGEPAERWTRKSNDNIAKISHVDVKKEPSYMATKGDDYHNITDRWMSQHIIKDGKFYGERRTKKENYEPDQVKIPFKNEMPAPKRSRGENLHQQHQQRSFPVDNQPWTSHRSRAEMPSSFNEDMGSAETTSLV, from the exons ATGGAAGAAG AATCATGTGAGGTACATTATGAAGATGATAAAACCCTTCCTGACAAGAGCAAGAAGAGGATTGTCAAGACACGTTCTCAGGTTGAAGCATTGGAGAAATTCTATGATG AACATAAATATCCTTCAGAACCCATGAAAATACAGCTTGCAGAGTCTATAGGTTTGACAGAAAAACAAGTTTCTGGGTGGTTTTGCCACCGGAGGTTGAAGGACAAGAGATTGCTGAATGGGGAAACCTGTGCAATTGGAAAACAAGATCGTTCGAGTGGGGTTATACAGGATCGAGGTAGTGGACTTCGGCAAGATTCCTGTGGCAGCACAAAACAGGGCGATGATAGAAATTTTGATACCAGAGAGGTTGAAAGTGGAAGATTAAATGTCCAAGCAGCAGACTTCACGCATGAACGCGGTAGACAGTATACAGGAAACAACACTCCCGTGAATGATTCAACTTCAGGAAGTAGTTCCTCGCTACCTAACATGCCTTCCCATCACAATGGGGAGCCTTTGGATTTGTCAACTTCAAGATATCTAATACCAAAGTTTCCAGTGGAAGTGAAGGGTGGAAAAGCTAGGTCTGGTCCATCAGGTTACTTAAAAGTGAAGGGTCAAGTTGAGAATTCTGCCATAACCGCTGTTAAAATGCAACTAGGGAGACATTATCGGGAGGATGGCCCACCACTGGGTGTTGAATTTGATCCACTTCCGCCTGGTGCATTTGAGACCCCAATGCAGAATCCAGTCGATG AACCTTGCTACTCCGGAGAACCTATCGTTCCTGCTTCTCCTGTTGTTTCAAAGATCCGCCAGTACCCCACTTTTGACAAG TCCTCTCAAGACTTTGGATACAACTCGGGCATGACCTATCATAAGTCTAACATAGATAGAGCTAAAACGATGCATGTGTCTCATCCTTCGGACAATTACTTTCAGCAAAAGTTTGGGCAACAGACTATGCTTCCCAGTAGCGGTGCTTATTATCCCCGGAGGAACTTTTCTGTAGAATTGCCCGAAAATTTGGCTGAGTACACGCCTGGTTGTGACGATAGAGATGTAAACCAAATGAGGTCAAGACAAGGTGTTGAAGTAGTGAGAAAGGGTTCTTTTCCGAATCATCGTCATAGACTTCCCTGTGGCGTGAAGGTGGAAGCGGAACCTGCTGAGGCTTGGACTCATAGGTCCAATGCTGTGAAGGTGGAAGGGGAACCTGCGGAGACTTGGACTCACAGGTCCAATGGTGTGAAGGTGGAAGGAGAACCTGCGGAGAGGTGGACTCGTAAGTCCAATGATAACATCGCTAAGATATCTCATGTAGATGTAAAAAAAGAGCCTTCTTATATGGCCACTAAAGGCGACGATTATCACAATATAACAGACAGATGGATGTCCCAACATATTATTAAG GATGGCAAATTTTATGGAGAAAGGAGAACAAAAAAGGAAAACTATGAGCCAGATCAAGTCAAGATACCTTTTAAGAATGAGATGCCT GCTCCAAAAAGGTCGAGAGGTGAAAACTTGCACCAGCAACATCAGCAGAGATCGTTTCCAGTAGATAACCAACCATGGACCTCTCATAG GTCCAGAGCAGAGATGCCATCTAGTTTCAATGAAGACATGGGAAGCGCGGAAACAACTTCTTTGGTCTAG
- the LOC142539267 gene encoding F-box protein At2g32560-like, with protein MFFFFITCCLSFILLNQSLALKPLPPWACDMRLLSLWFWKDLHFSPITKSIKNILFLLFSSRMSLRKKNFLLKAENYEMKSDMSVLDLPDLVLECILEKLPPEGLCKMACVCTYLRERCMSGHLWEKHMKNKWARIIGPAAYREWQWHIASRKGSVFFNQGKQKGGLMGYLAHLWPLALIRSSSINVTKKKNLPQVDSIMFWYIALESGKFCFPAQVYNRENGHVGFVLSCYDAELSYDQQTDTFQARYPPHGRRASALEAGVTWDRLRAPPVDTSPHELHISKCLNDLQPGDHIEIQWRRNKEFPYGWWYGVVGHLETCDRNANHCQCQNSNTLVLEFNQYTRGSRWRQTALSRKDHREAGNEADGFYGGIRKLCTNEEISVWRKLWPAEVLE; from the exons ATGTTTTTCTTCTTTATCACTTGTTGCTTATCCTTCATCCTCCTCAACCAATCTCTTGCCCTCAAACCGCTTCCCCCTTGGGCTTGTGATATGAGATTGCTTTCTCTCTGGTTTTGGAAAGATCTTCATTTTTCCCCCATCACCAAGTCAATAAAAAACATCCTATTCTTACTTTTCTCTTCAAGAATGTCCCTCAGGAAGAAAAATTTTCTCTTAAAAGCTGAAAATTAtgagatgaaatcagacatgtCGGTGCTGGATTTGCCTGACCTTGTATTGGAATGCATTCTTGAAAAGCTTCCACCCGAGGGGCTTTGCAAAATGGCCTGTGTGTGTACTTATTTGAGAGAGAGATGCATGAGTGGTCATCTTTGGGAAAAACACATGAAAAATAAGTGGGCTAGAATTATTGGCCCTGCTGCATATAGGGAATGGCAGTGGCATATTGCTTCAAGAAAAGGTTCAGTCTTTTTCAATCAAGGGAAGCAGAAGGGTGGTTTAATGGGATATCTCGCTCATTTGTGGCCTCTTGCATTGATTAGATCCAGTTCAATCAATGTCAccaagaagaagaatttaccTCAAGTTGATTCTATCATGTTTTGGTATATTGCTCTCGAATCTGGCAAGTTTTGTTTTCCTGCTCAGGTCTATAACCGAGAG AATGGTCATGTTGGCTTTGTTTTATCTTGTTATGATGCCGAGCTTAGTTACGATCAGCAAACTGATACTTTCCAGGCCAG ATATCCTCCCCATGGAAGGAGAGCAAGTGCATTAGAGGCTGGCGTAACATGGGATAGACTCAGAGCTCCCCCTGTTGATACATCTCCACACGAACTTCACATCTCCAAGTGCTTGAATGACTTACAACCCGGAGATCACATTGAAATCCAATGGAGAAGAAACAAAGAATTTCCATATG GTTGGTGGTATGGTGTCGTAGGGCATTTGGAAACATGTGACCGGAATGCTAATCACTGCCAATGTCAGAATAGCA ACACACTGGTGCTGGAGTTCAACCAGTACACTCGAGGCTCGCGTTGGAGACAAACAGCTCTGAGTAGGAAAGATCATAGGGAAGCGGGAAATGAGGCAGATGGATTTTACGGTGGAATTCGGAAACTTTGTACCAATGAAGAGATTTCCGTGTGGAGAAAGCTCTGGCCTGCTGAAGTATTGGAATAG
- the LOC142539268 gene encoding uncharacterized protein LOC142539268 isoform X1, protein MICAKKQESCEVHYEDDKTLPDKSKKRIVKTRSQVEALEKFYDEHKYPSEPMKIQLAESIGLTEKQVSGWFCHRRLKDKRLLNGETCAIGKQDRSSGVIQDRGSGLRQDSCGSTKQGDDRNFDTREVESGRLNVQAADFTHERGRQYTGNNTPVNDSTSGSSSSLPNMPSHHNGEPLDLSTSRYLIPKFPVEVKGGKARSGPSGYLKVKGQVENSAITAVKMQLGRHYREDGPPLGVEFDPLPPGAFETPMQNPVDEPCYSGEPIVPASPVVSKIRQYPTFDKSSQDFGYNSGMTYHKSNIDRAKTMHVSHPSDNYFQQKFGQQTMLPSSGAYYPRRNFSVELPENLAEYTPGCDDRDVNQMRSRQGVEVVRKGSFPNHRHRLPCGVKVEAEPAEAWTHRSNAVKVEGEPAETWTHRSNGVKVEGEPAERWTRKSNDNIAKISHVDVKKEPSYMATKGDDYHNITDRWMSQHIIKDGKFYGERRTKKENYEPDQVKIPFKNEMPAPKRSRGENLHQQHQQRSFPVDNQPWTSHRSRAEMPSSFNEDMGSAETTSLV, encoded by the exons ATGATATGTGCTAAAAAACAAG AATCATGTGAGGTACATTATGAAGATGATAAAACCCTTCCTGACAAGAGCAAGAAGAGGATTGTCAAGACACGTTCTCAGGTTGAAGCATTGGAGAAATTCTATGATG AACATAAATATCCTTCAGAACCCATGAAAATACAGCTTGCAGAGTCTATAGGTTTGACAGAAAAACAAGTTTCTGGGTGGTTTTGCCACCGGAGGTTGAAGGACAAGAGATTGCTGAATGGGGAAACCTGTGCAATTGGAAAACAAGATCGTTCGAGTGGGGTTATACAGGATCGAGGTAGTGGACTTCGGCAAGATTCCTGTGGCAGCACAAAACAGGGCGATGATAGAAATTTTGATACCAGAGAGGTTGAAAGTGGAAGATTAAATGTCCAAGCAGCAGACTTCACGCATGAACGCGGTAGACAGTATACAGGAAACAACACTCCCGTGAATGATTCAACTTCAGGAAGTAGTTCCTCGCTACCTAACATGCCTTCCCATCACAATGGGGAGCCTTTGGATTTGTCAACTTCAAGATATCTAATACCAAAGTTTCCAGTGGAAGTGAAGGGTGGAAAAGCTAGGTCTGGTCCATCAGGTTACTTAAAAGTGAAGGGTCAAGTTGAGAATTCTGCCATAACCGCTGTTAAAATGCAACTAGGGAGACATTATCGGGAGGATGGCCCACCACTGGGTGTTGAATTTGATCCACTTCCGCCTGGTGCATTTGAGACCCCAATGCAGAATCCAGTCGATG AACCTTGCTACTCCGGAGAACCTATCGTTCCTGCTTCTCCTGTTGTTTCAAAGATCCGCCAGTACCCCACTTTTGACAAG TCCTCTCAAGACTTTGGATACAACTCGGGCATGACCTATCATAAGTCTAACATAGATAGAGCTAAAACGATGCATGTGTCTCATCCTTCGGACAATTACTTTCAGCAAAAGTTTGGGCAACAGACTATGCTTCCCAGTAGCGGTGCTTATTATCCCCGGAGGAACTTTTCTGTAGAATTGCCCGAAAATTTGGCTGAGTACACGCCTGGTTGTGACGATAGAGATGTAAACCAAATGAGGTCAAGACAAGGTGTTGAAGTAGTGAGAAAGGGTTCTTTTCCGAATCATCGTCATAGACTTCCCTGTGGCGTGAAGGTGGAAGCGGAACCTGCTGAGGCTTGGACTCATAGGTCCAATGCTGTGAAGGTGGAAGGGGAACCTGCGGAGACTTGGACTCACAGGTCCAATGGTGTGAAGGTGGAAGGAGAACCTGCGGAGAGGTGGACTCGTAAGTCCAATGATAACATCGCTAAGATATCTCATGTAGATGTAAAAAAAGAGCCTTCTTATATGGCCACTAAAGGCGACGATTATCACAATATAACAGACAGATGGATGTCCCAACATATTATTAAG GATGGCAAATTTTATGGAGAAAGGAGAACAAAAAAGGAAAACTATGAGCCAGATCAAGTCAAGATACCTTTTAAGAATGAGATGCCT GCTCCAAAAAGGTCGAGAGGTGAAAACTTGCACCAGCAACATCAGCAGAGATCGTTTCCAGTAGATAACCAACCATGGACCTCTCATAG GTCCAGAGCAGAGATGCCATCTAGTTTCAATGAAGACATGGGAAGCGCGGAAACAACTTCTTTGGTCTAG
- the LOC142538286 gene encoding uncharacterized protein LOC142538286: protein MGNAIITSPACIRPRQGYSTKLISQGGATRTLTRKTIAGEIMFEFPERIVCHADSFFIGQPIPALAIEDELIRGQTYFLIPTDFFQHDVLSVSSLAAMASLGPNGQKGAPNDFKECPFEYLKGSDGRVLIKVAPTFITRLINGEPQPADESEDSFLCSTPELKKRYNQLVRPKDQGWSPKLETISECRSRVSPCRVFGLERKQKGKAC from the coding sequence ATGGGCAACGCAATAATCACTTCTCCTGCATGCATTCGGCCGCGGCAGGGATATTCCACAAAGCTCATTTCACAGGGCGGCGCCACCAGAACCCTCACAAGGAAAACCATTGCAGGCGAGATCATGTTCGAGTTTCCAGAAAGAATAGTATGTCACGCTGACTCGTTCTTCATCGGTCAACCGATCCCCGCTCTCGCCATTGAAGACGAGTTAATCAGAGGCCAAACCTACTTCCTTATCCCCACTGATTTCTTCCAACATGACGTGCTTTCGGTTTCTTCATTAGCAGCTATGGCTTCCCTCGGCCCCAACGGTCAAAAAGGGGCTCCTAATGATTTCAAGGAGTGCCCGTTTGAGTATTTAAAGGGTTCAGACGGTAGGGTTTTGATCAAGGTGGCACCGACCTTCATTACCAGATTGATCAACGGCGAACCTCAGCCGGCAGATGAAAGTGAGGATAGTTTTCTTTGCAGCACCCCGGAGCTGAAGAAGCGCTACAATCAATTGGTGAGACCCAAAGATCAGGGTTGGTCCCCCAAATTGGAGACGATTTCGGAGTGCAGAAGCAGGGTTTCCCCCTGTAGGGTTTTCGGGTTGGAAAGGAAACAGAAGGGGAAAGCATGTTAA